One region of Fusobacterium periodonticum 1_1_41FAA genomic DNA includes:
- a CDS encoding radical SAM protein gives MYKHVFGPVPSRRLGISLGVDLVVSKSCNLNCIFCECGATKKIQLERKRFKDMNEILEEISTVLKDIQPDYITFSGSGEPTLSLDLGNISKAIKEDLKYQGKICLITNSLLLADENLMEELEYIDLIVPTLNTLTQDIFEKIVRPDYRTSVEEIRKGFINLNKSKYKGKIWIEIFILENINDSDKNFVDIANFLKSENIRYDKIQLNTIDRVGAERDLKAISFEKISRAKKILEENGLNNIEIIKSLGELEEDKKIQVNQELLDNMKQKRLYQEEEINKIFKKN, from the coding sequence ATGTATAAGCATGTATTTGGACCTGTTCCATCAAGAAGATTAGGAATATCTTTAGGAGTTGACTTAGTTGTAAGTAAAAGTTGCAATCTTAATTGTATTTTTTGTGAATGTGGAGCAACTAAAAAAATTCAACTAGAAAGAAAAAGATTTAAAGATATGAATGAAATACTTGAAGAAATATCAACAGTATTAAAAGATATACAGCCTGACTATATAACATTTTCTGGAAGTGGAGAGCCCACTTTAAGTTTGGATTTAGGTAATATTTCTAAAGCCATAAAAGAAGACTTAAAATATCAAGGTAAGATTTGTTTAATTACTAACAGCTTACTTCTAGCTGATGAAAATCTTATGGAAGAGTTAGAATATATAGACTTAATTGTTCCTACTTTAAATACATTAACTCAAGATATTTTTGAAAAAATTGTTAGACCTGACTACAGGACAAGTGTTGAAGAAATTAGAAAAGGCTTTATCAACCTAAATAAATCTAAATATAAGGGTAAAATTTGGATAGAAATTTTTATTCTTGAAAATATTAATGATAGTGACAAAAATTTTGTAGATATAGCTAATTTTTTAAAGTCTGAAAATATTCGATATGATAAAATTCAATTAAATACTATTGATAGAGTTGGAGCAGAAAGAGATTTAAAAGCTATAAGTTTTGAAAAAATTTCAAGAGCTAAGAAGATTTTAGAGGAAAATGGACTAAATAATATAGAAATAATAAAGAGCTTAGGTGAACTTGAAGAAGATAAGAAAATTCAAGTAAATCAAGAACTTTTAGATAATATGAAACAAAAGAGATTATATCAAGAAGAAGAGATTAATAAGATTTTTAAAAAAAATTAA
- a CDS encoding ABC transporter substrate-binding protein, with amino-acid sequence MYISKSMSIKSIVEKYPETIPVFTNIGFKGLDNPAVLQKLEEQGITLEKAMMIKKEDVDAFIPMLQQAIASVEREDEGVKEASLMGLLPCPVRIPLLEGFEKYLADNKDIKVKYELKAAYSGLGWIKDEVIDKNDIDKLADMFISAGFDLFFDKDLMGKFKEQGIFKDMTGIEKYNTDFDNENIHLKDPHGDYSMIGVVPAIFIVNKAALDGREVPRSWEDLLKPEFAKSVSLPIADFDLFNSILIHIYKLYGFEGVKSLGHSLLSNLHPAQMVEAKEPVVTIMPYFFSKMIPAKGPKEVIWPKEGAIISPIFMLTKASKAKELEKVIKFMSGKAVGDTLANQGLFPSVHPEVKNPVNGRPMLWVGWDFIYSNDMGELIKKCEETFKEGAAE; translated from the coding sequence ATGTATATAAGTAAATCAATGTCAATAAAATCAATAGTGGAAAAATACCCAGAAACAATTCCTGTTTTTACAAATATTGGATTTAAAGGATTAGATAATCCTGCAGTTTTACAAAAGTTAGAAGAACAAGGAATCACTTTGGAAAAAGCAATGATGATTAAAAAAGAAGATGTAGATGCTTTTATTCCAATGTTACAACAAGCAATAGCTTCTGTTGAAAGAGAAGATGAAGGAGTTAAAGAAGCATCACTTATGGGACTTTTACCTTGTCCAGTTAGAATTCCTTTATTAGAAGGTTTTGAAAAATATTTAGCTGATAACAAAGATATAAAAGTTAAATATGAATTAAAAGCTGCTTATTCAGGACTTGGTTGGATAAAAGATGAAGTAATAGATAAAAATGATATAGATAAATTAGCAGATATGTTTATTTCAGCTGGTTTCGACTTATTCTTTGATAAAGACTTAATGGGAAAATTCAAAGAACAAGGTATATTTAAAGATATGACAGGTATTGAAAAATACAATACAGATTTTGATAATGAAAATATTCACTTAAAAGATCCACATGGAGATTACTCAATGATAGGAGTTGTACCAGCTATATTCATAGTTAATAAGGCAGCTCTAGATGGTAGAGAAGTTCCTAGATCTTGGGAAGATTTATTAAAACCTGAATTTGCAAAATCTGTTTCATTACCTATAGCAGACTTTGACTTATTCAATTCAATCTTAATCCATATCTATAAATTATATGGTTTTGAAGGTGTAAAAAGTTTAGGACATTCTTTACTTTCTAACTTACACCCTGCACAAATGGTTGAAGCAAAAGAGCCTGTTGTAACAATAATGCCTTATTTCTTCTCTAAAATGATACCAGCAAAAGGACCAAAAGAAGTTATATGGCCAAAAGAAGGAGCAATCATATCTCCAATATTTATGTTAACTAAGGCATCAAAGGCAAAAGAATTAGAAAAAGTTATTAAATTTATGAGTGGAAAAGCAGTTGGAGATACTCTAGCTAATCAAGGATTATTCCCAAGTGTACACCCAGAAGTAAAAAATCCTGTAAATGGTAGACCTATGCTTTGGGTTGGTTGGGACTTTATCTACTCAAATGACATGGGAGAATTAATTAAAAAATGTGAAGAAACATTTAAGGAAGGAGCAGCTGAATAA
- a CDS encoding tetratricopeptide repeat protein, translating to MKQEILEKIERLHDLEKYQEIIDLIEALPAEQLNTDLIGQLARAYNNVENYEKGLEILKTIEFEEGHSFLWNWRAGYSYFFLEDYTNAEKCFLKAYKLDSSDDATCDFLIATYTKLAKLEVKNENSEKAIEYALEAKKYVYDEEGTVETDSFLAWLYDRYEEYTKAEEILRNQLAKNKDDEWTLAELGYCLSEQEKYEEALEYFFAVEKINKEDVWTYRKIGMCYKNLDNKEEALKYYLKAVELDEEDKYSLSDIAWLYDSFGKYEEALKYLERLDELGEENDAWTNTEFGFCLSRLKRYEEAIERINRALEVEDEGKDIAYIYSQLGFCKRNLKEYDEAIEAFKQAKKWGRNDAWINVEMGYCHKGKNETKEALECYLQAEKFDKKDPYLMSDIAWHYDVLGQYNEGLKYIKKAIKLGRNDVWINVEYGSCLGGLYKYEEAIEKFEYALGLEVEDEDERDLAFIYSQLGWCHRQLGNYEKGLEYHLKSKEEGRNDPWINVEIAMCYENLGDYEKGLEYALIAYELDREDIRSLSEVGWIYDCMEKYEDGLPFLLRAEELGRDDEWLNTEIAMNLGRSGKTNEALERLKKSLTMVDEDNISQKIFINSEIAWLYSLEENQPEEALKYLNVAKDLGRDDEWLHSQIGYQLGYDPEKTEEALEHFEKAIELGRADAWIFEVKGIMLLDLKRYEEALESFKKAYAEDNNGWYLYSMGRCLRGLERYEEAIKILLESRQISLDEEDVVDGEDFELAYCYIGIGDKENAQKYLDSARDSITERGLLNDYFKEKIEEIEKGISSLDILFN from the coding sequence TTGAAACAAGAAATATTAGAAAAAATTGAAAGATTACATGACTTAGAAAAATATCAAGAAATAATAGACTTAATAGAAGCTTTGCCAGCTGAGCAATTAAATACAGACTTAATAGGGCAACTAGCAAGAGCCTACAATAATGTAGAAAATTATGAAAAAGGTTTAGAAATATTAAAAACTATAGAATTTGAAGAAGGACATAGTTTTCTTTGGAATTGGAGAGCTGGATATTCTTATTTTTTCTTAGAGGATTATACTAATGCAGAAAAATGTTTCTTAAAAGCATATAAATTAGATTCTAGTGATGATGCCACTTGTGATTTTTTAATAGCAACATATACAAAATTAGCAAAACTTGAAGTTAAAAATGAAAATTCAGAAAAAGCTATAGAATATGCTCTTGAAGCTAAAAAATATGTCTATGATGAAGAAGGGACAGTAGAAACTGATTCATTCCTAGCTTGGTTATACGATAGATATGAGGAATATACAAAAGCTGAAGAAATACTTAGAAATCAGTTGGCTAAAAATAAAGATGATGAGTGGACACTTGCTGAATTAGGCTATTGTTTATCTGAACAAGAAAAGTATGAGGAAGCATTAGAATATTTTTTTGCTGTAGAAAAAATAAATAAAGAGGATGTCTGGACTTATAGAAAAATTGGAATGTGTTACAAGAATTTAGATAACAAAGAAGAAGCACTAAAATATTATTTAAAAGCAGTTGAACTGGATGAGGAAGATAAGTATTCATTATCAGATATAGCTTGGCTTTATGATTCTTTTGGAAAATATGAAGAAGCATTGAAATATTTAGAAAGACTTGATGAACTTGGAGAAGAAAATGATGCTTGGACAAATACTGAATTTGGATTTTGTCTATCAAGACTTAAAAGATATGAAGAAGCAATTGAAAGAATCAATCGTGCTTTAGAAGTAGAGGATGAAGGAAAAGATATAGCATATATTTATAGCCAATTAGGATTTTGTAAAAGAAATTTAAAAGAGTATGATGAAGCTATAGAAGCTTTCAAGCAAGCTAAAAAATGGGGTAGAAATGATGCTTGGATAAATGTTGAAATGGGATATTGCCATAAGGGAAAAAATGAAACAAAAGAAGCATTGGAATGCTATTTACAAGCTGAGAAATTTGACAAAAAAGATCCTTATCTTATGTCAGATATAGCTTGGCATTATGATGTTTTAGGTCAATATAATGAAGGACTAAAATATATAAAAAAAGCAATCAAACTTGGAAGAAATGATGTTTGGATAAATGTAGAATATGGTTCTTGTTTGGGAGGTTTATATAAATACGAAGAAGCTATTGAAAAATTTGAATATGCCTTAGGTTTAGAAGTAGAAGATGAGGATGAAAGAGACTTAGCTTTTATCTATAGTCAACTTGGTTGGTGTCATCGTCAATTAGGTAATTATGAAAAAGGTCTTGAATATCATCTTAAATCTAAAGAAGAAGGCCGAAATGATCCTTGGATAAATGTTGAAATAGCAATGTGTTATGAAAATTTAGGAGACTATGAAAAAGGTCTTGAATATGCATTAATAGCTTATGAGTTAGATAGAGAAGACATACGTTCATTATCAGAAGTTGGTTGGATCTATGATTGTATGGAAAAATATGAAGATGGACTTCCATTTTTATTAAGAGCTGAAGAACTAGGTAGAGATGATGAATGGCTTAATACTGAAATAGCTATGAATTTAGGTAGAAGTGGGAAGACCAATGAAGCACTTGAAAGGTTGAAAAAGTCGTTGACTATGGTTGATGAAGATAATATTAGCCAAAAAATCTTTATAAATTCTGAAATAGCTTGGCTTTATAGCTTAGAAGAAAACCAACCAGAAGAAGCACTTAAGTATTTAAATGTAGCAAAAGACTTAGGAAGAGATGATGAGTGGCTACATTCACAAATTGGATATCAATTAGGTTATGATCCTGAAAAAACAGAAGAAGCTTTGGAACATTTTGAAAAAGCTATAGAATTGGGAAGAGCTGATGCTTGGATTTTTGAAGTGAAAGGAATAATGTTACTAGATTTAAAAAGATACGAAGAAGCTTTAGAATCATTCAAAAAAGCTTATGCCGAAGATAATAATGGTTGGTACCTATATTCTATGGGAAGATGTTTAAGAGGCCTAGAAAGATATGAAGAAGCTATAAAAATTCTTTTAGAATCAAGACAGATATCATTAGATGAAGAAGATGTAGTAGATGGAGAAGATTTTGAGCTTGCTTATTGCTATATTGGAATTGGTGATAAAGAAAATGCACAAAAATATTTAGATTCAGCTAGAGATTCTATCACTGAACGTGGACTTCTAAATGACTATTTTAAAGAAAAAATTGAAGAAATAGAAAAAGGAATATCTTCTTTAGATATACTTTTCAACTAA
- a CDS encoding GTP-binding protein — translation MKLITVSGPPSSGKTSLIIKTIESLKAQNIKVGIVKFDCLYTDDDVLYEKAGILVKKGLSGSVCPDHFFASNIEEVVQWGQANGVDLLITESAGLCNRCSPYLKDIKAVCVIDNLSGINTPKKIGPMLKLADIVVITKGDIVSQAEREVFASRVQTVNPKAAIIHINGLTGQGTYEFGSLIMDDNEEIDTVLERKLRFPLPSAVCSYCLGETRIGNEYQLGNIRKINFEE, via the coding sequence ATGAAACTTATAACAGTATCAGGACCACCTTCATCTGGAAAGACTTCACTTATTATCAAAACAATAGAAAGTTTAAAGGCGCAAAATATTAAAGTTGGTATAGTTAAGTTTGACTGTCTTTACACAGATGATGATGTTTTATATGAAAAAGCAGGAATACTTGTAAAAAAAGGATTATCAGGTTCAGTTTGTCCAGACCACTTTTTTGCAAGTAATATAGAAGAAGTTGTACAATGGGGACAAGCCAATGGTGTGGACTTATTAATCACAGAAAGTGCTGGACTATGTAATAGATGTTCACCTTATTTAAAAGATATTAAGGCAGTGTGTGTAATAGATAACCTAAGTGGAATAAATACTCCTAAGAAAATAGGACCTATGCTTAAACTAGCAGATATAGTTGTTATTACAAAGGGAGATATAGTTTCTCAAGCAGAAAGAGAAGTTTTTGCTTCAAGAGTACAAACTGTAAACCCTAAGGCAGCTATTATCCATATAAATGGTTTAACAGGACAAGGAACTTATGAATTTGGTTCTTTAATAATGGATGATAATGAAGAAATAGATACAGTGTTGGAAAGAAAATTAAGATTCCCGTTACCTTCAGCAGTATGTTCATATTGCTTAGGTGAAACTAGAATAGGAAACGAATACCAACTTGGAAATATCAGAAAAATAAATTTCGAGGAATAA